A single Methylomonas sp. AM2-LC DNA region contains:
- the kdsC gene encoding 3-deoxy-manno-octulosonate-8-phosphatase KdsC — protein MLDLSAELIEKIKPLKLLILDVDGVLTDGRLFFDNQGQEYKCFHARDGHGLKLLRQTGVEVAVISGRKSNSVALRMESLGISYVYQGHENKRAAFKDILNQLQLTPQQVAHVGDDLLDLPILTQVGFAIAVQDANFAVKNYADWCTQTPGGQGAVREVCDLIMQVQGKYEAILQTYL, from the coding sequence ATGCTGGATTTAAGCGCAGAACTTATTGAAAAAATCAAACCCCTAAAGCTGTTGATACTTGATGTCGATGGTGTTTTAACCGATGGGCGATTGTTTTTTGATAATCAGGGTCAAGAGTACAAATGTTTTCATGCTCGAGATGGTCATGGCTTGAAATTATTGCGACAAACAGGTGTAGAAGTGGCAGTTATTTCTGGTCGTAAATCAAACTCGGTGGCCTTACGCATGGAAAGTTTAGGTATCTCTTATGTGTACCAGGGTCACGAAAATAAACGGGCAGCGTTTAAAGATATTCTGAATCAATTACAATTAACGCCTCAGCAAGTTGCTCATGTGGGTGATGATTTACTGGATTTGCCAATTCTGACTCAGGTAGGTTTTGCTATTGCAGTGCAGGATGCGAATTTTGCAGTAAAAAATTATGCCGACTGGTGTACGCAAACACCGGGGGGGCAGGGTGCTGTGCGAGAGGTCTGTGATTTGATCATGCAGGTACAAGGTAAGTACGAGGCTATATTGCAAACATATTTATGA
- the mlaD gene encoding outer membrane lipid asymmetry maintenance protein MlaD has translation MQHSKTQDTLVGIFVAAGIAALFYMALQISNLGTYTSSDSYTITAQFQNSGGLKVKSPVSVAGVRIGRVSAINLDKESHESVVEMRIDAKYNNLPDDSDASIYTAGLLGEQYINIDPGPGLSGEFLKNNSKIENVSSAIILEEMIGKFLLNKAEGK, from the coding sequence ATGCAGCATTCCAAAACTCAGGACACTCTGGTTGGCATTTTTGTTGCTGCCGGCATTGCCGCTTTGTTTTATATGGCTTTACAAATTAGCAATCTTGGTACCTATACCAGTAGCGATAGCTATACTATTACCGCTCAATTTCAAAACTCCGGCGGTCTAAAAGTCAAATCGCCTGTTTCAGTTGCAGGGGTAAGGATTGGGCGTGTCTCTGCTATTAATTTAGACAAAGAAAGTCACGAATCTGTAGTGGAAATGCGAATTGATGCTAAATATAACAATTTACCGGATGATTCCGATGCCAGCATTTATACAGCAGGGCTGCTGGGCGAACAATACATCAATATTGATCCCGGCCCTGGTTTATCTGGCGAGTTTTTAAAAAATAACAGTAAAATTGAAAACGTCAGCTCTGCGATTATTCTCGAAGAAATGATCGGTAAATTCTTACTCAATAAAGCAGAAGGAAAATAA
- a CDS encoding ATP-binding cassette domain-containing protein, whose translation MPTSASPENNIVTVKNLSYSRGSRIIFDDISLDIPRGKITAIMGPSGTGKTTLLKLMGGQLIPDRGNIHFDGLNVHQLKTADLYTLRKRMGMLFQSGALLTDMNVYDNVAFPLREHTRLPESMIRTLVLMKLNAVGLRGARDLMPNELSGGMARRVALARAIALDPLMIMYDEPFTGQDPISMGALVHLIKALNNTLGLTSIIVSHDVQETAEIADYIYVISEGKIVGQGTPQELEQSDSEWVQQFMHGNADGPVHFHYPAIDYLDDLFASQ comes from the coding sequence ATGCCTACTAGTGCAAGTCCCGAAAATAATATCGTCACCGTCAAAAATTTATCTTATTCCAGAGGTTCAAGAATAATTTTCGACGATATTAGCCTTGACATCCCACGTGGAAAAATCACCGCCATTATGGGACCCAGCGGCACAGGAAAAACAACGCTACTGAAATTAATGGGCGGACAACTTATTCCAGACCGTGGAAACATTCACTTTGATGGCCTTAATGTACATCAACTAAAAACAGCAGACCTTTATACCTTGCGTAAACGCATGGGTATGCTTTTTCAAAGCGGTGCATTACTGACTGACATGAATGTGTACGATAATGTTGCTTTTCCATTAAGGGAACATACTCGCCTACCGGAATCCATGATACGCACATTAGTGTTAATGAAATTAAACGCGGTAGGCTTACGTGGTGCGCGTGATTTGATGCCAAATGAGCTGTCCGGTGGAATGGCCAGGCGAGTCGCTTTAGCTCGAGCCATCGCTTTAGATCCACTCATGATAATGTACGATGAGCCGTTTACAGGCCAAGACCCTATTTCTATGGGAGCTTTGGTACATTTGATTAAAGCGCTGAACAATACCCTGGGACTGACTAGTATTATCGTTTCACACGATGTTCAGGAAACTGCTGAAATTGCCGATTATATCTATGTAATTTCCGAGGGTAAAATTGTCGGCCAGGGCACCCCACAAGAATTAGAGCAATCTGACTCTGAATGGGTACAGCAGTTTATGCATGGTAACGCGGATGGGCCGGTACATTTTCATTATCCGGCAATTGACTATCTTGACGATTTATTTGCGTCCCAATAA
- a CDS encoding KpsF/GutQ family sugar-phosphate isomerase, with translation MGHDTDIQALALAVIQTEAQAVLALTKQINEQFVYACRLMLNCTGRVVVTGMGKSGHIAGKIAATLASTGTPAFFVHPGEASHGDLGMITRQDVVLALSNSGETIEILTILPIIKRLGVPLIALTGNPLSTLAKFATAHINVAVEEEACPLGLAPTSSTTAALVMGDALAVSLLETKGFTRDDFALSHPGGSLGKRLLLKVLDVMHSGNEVPVVPIGCLVSRALLEMTKKKLGMTAVVNAENQVVGIFTDGDLRRMLEKNLDVHSALIDQVMTRECKVINAEILAAEAMQIMEIMKINALLVVDAQQSLIGALNMHDLVRAGIV, from the coding sequence GTGGGGCATGATACTGATATTCAGGCATTAGCATTGGCAGTGATTCAGACAGAAGCTCAAGCGGTACTCGCATTGACAAAGCAAATTAATGAGCAGTTTGTTTATGCCTGTCGCTTAATGTTGAATTGTACTGGACGGGTAGTTGTCACCGGTATGGGAAAATCTGGGCATATAGCTGGAAAAATTGCAGCTACTTTAGCCAGTACTGGAACCCCTGCGTTTTTTGTGCATCCTGGAGAAGCGAGTCACGGTGATCTCGGTATGATAACCCGGCAGGATGTGGTGTTGGCCTTATCTAATTCTGGTGAAACTATAGAAATTCTGACAATTTTGCCTATTATTAAGCGCTTGGGCGTGCCATTAATTGCATTGACTGGTAATCCTTTGTCAACATTGGCAAAATTTGCCACTGCACATATCAACGTCGCGGTTGAAGAAGAGGCTTGTCCGCTTGGATTAGCACCAACTTCCAGTACTACTGCGGCTTTGGTAATGGGGGATGCTCTGGCTGTTTCTTTGCTTGAAACCAAAGGCTTTACTCGAGACGATTTTGCGTTATCGCATCCTGGCGGAAGTCTGGGGAAGCGATTATTATTAAAAGTTTTAGATGTTATGCATTCTGGTAATGAAGTTCCTGTGGTACCAATTGGTTGTTTGGTGAGTAGGGCGCTCTTGGAAATGACCAAAAAAAAATTAGGTATGACAGCAGTGGTGAATGCAGAGAATCAGGTCGTCGGGATTTTTACTGATGGCGATTTACGACGAATGTTGGAAAAAAATCTGGATGTACATAGTGCACTGATTGACCAAGTGATGACGCGCGAGTGCAAAGTGATAAATGCAGAAATATTAGCGGCCGAAGCCATGCAAATAATGGAAATAATGAAAATAAACGCATTATTGGTTGTTGATGCTCAGCAATCGTTAATCGGTGCGTTAAATATGCACGATTTGGTTCGTGCTGGAATTGTTTAG
- the lptB gene encoding LPS export ABC transporter ATP-binding protein produces the protein MACLSSKQLFKSYNKRNVVDGVSLQVNTGEVVGLLGPNGAGKTTSFYMLVGLVRADSGDIFLDELCITHHPMHRRARLGIGYLAQEASVFRKLSVADNLRAVLQVRDDLTNGQIELIIDELLTEFGIVHLRNQIALGLSGGERRRVEIARALASDPQFILLDEPFAGVDPISVLDLQKIIAHLKQRGIGILITEHKVRETLEICDRAYILNGGKVIAEGQSQQLVDNEEVRRVYLGDKFSL, from the coding sequence ATGGCGTGTCTGTCTTCTAAGCAACTGTTTAAGAGTTATAACAAACGCAATGTTGTAGATGGTGTAAGTTTACAGGTTAATACGGGGGAAGTGGTTGGTTTACTGGGGCCTAATGGTGCAGGTAAAACCACCAGTTTTTATATGCTGGTTGGGTTAGTACGCGCGGATAGTGGCGATATTTTTCTTGATGAACTGTGCATTACGCACCATCCAATGCATAGACGTGCAAGGCTAGGAATAGGCTATCTGGCTCAAGAAGCTTCGGTTTTTAGAAAGCTCAGTGTTGCTGATAATTTACGTGCCGTATTACAAGTTCGGGATGATTTAACAAATGGACAGATTGAGTTGATAATTGATGAATTATTGACCGAGTTTGGTATCGTGCATTTGCGCAATCAGATAGCCTTGGGGCTGTCGGGTGGTGAACGGCGGCGCGTTGAAATTGCACGTGCCTTAGCGAGTGATCCACAATTTATTTTACTGGATGAGCCGTTTGCAGGCGTTGATCCTATCTCAGTACTGGATTTACAAAAAATTATCGCGCACTTAAAACAGCGAGGTATCGGTATACTAATCACCGAACATAAAGTTAGGGAAACGCTGGAAATATGTGATCGTGCCTATATCCTTAATGGTGGTAAAGTGATCGCCGAAGGACAATCGCAGCAGCTTGTCGATAACGAAGAAGTGCGCCGGGTATATCTGGGTGACAAGTTTAGTTTATAG
- the lptA gene encoding lipopolysaccharide transport periplasmic protein LptA, whose protein sequence is MNLNKLAGICLILLSTCVSALESDSQQPIFIDSDKAEYDEKAQTSIYIGNVYATQGSIKIDADKLVVYMSDGNINKLVATGVPSKFRQLPEVGKEEIFGEGLLNTFFPDKNLLIFTKNASVWQGDAKQSSDYIEYDTKLSLLKAGESASDGKRVHSVIKPKQKANKAQ, encoded by the coding sequence ATGAACTTAAATAAACTGGCGGGCATATGCCTGATTTTATTATCTACATGTGTTTCTGCGCTTGAAAGTGATTCACAGCAACCTATTTTTATCGATTCTGACAAAGCCGAGTATGATGAAAAAGCACAGACCAGTATTTATATCGGCAATGTTTATGCTACGCAAGGCAGTATTAAAATTGATGCTGATAAATTAGTTGTGTATATGAGCGATGGTAATATTAATAAGCTGGTCGCTACCGGAGTACCTTCCAAATTTAGACAGTTACCGGAAGTTGGCAAAGAAGAAATATTTGGCGAGGGTTTATTGAATACGTTTTTCCCGGATAAAAATTTGTTGATTTTTACCAAGAATGCTTCGGTATGGCAGGGCGATGCCAAACAATCAAGTGATTATATTGAATATGATACCAAGCTTTCTTTATTGAAAGCGGGTGAGTCTGCTTCTGATGGTAAGCGGGTTCATTCTGTGATAAAACCCAAACAAAAAGCAAATAAGGCACAATGA
- the mlaE gene encoding lipid asymmetry maintenance ABC transporter permease subunit MlaE produces the protein MLEFFEHIGSATRSSFSKLGRGTYFLLHLLSGISQILLRPNLLFKQMYSVGVLSFMIITISGLFVGMVLGLQGFYILSDFGAEESLGVMVAASLVRELGPVVSAILFAGRAGSALTAEIGLMKATEQLSGMEMMAIDPIKRIITPRFLAGFISTPLLAALFSSIGVIGGHMVGVGMLGVDDGAFWSQMQSNIDFQKDIVNGIIKSVVFGFVVSWIALFEGYDAIPTSEGVSRATTRTVVNSAFSILGLDFILTALMFGDI, from the coding sequence ATGCTTGAATTTTTTGAACACATTGGAAGTGCCACTCGCAGTAGTTTTTCGAAACTGGGACGCGGCACCTATTTCCTGTTGCACTTACTGAGTGGTATATCTCAAATTTTGCTGCGTCCAAACTTGTTATTTAAGCAAATGTATTCGGTAGGCGTGCTTTCGTTTATGATTATCACTATTTCCGGCTTATTTGTCGGTATGGTGCTTGGACTACAGGGTTTCTATATTTTATCGGATTTTGGTGCAGAAGAATCTCTGGGAGTAATGGTTGCAGCATCACTGGTCAGGGAGCTTGGTCCCGTCGTTTCTGCAATATTGTTCGCAGGACGTGCAGGCTCCGCATTAACGGCAGAGATTGGCTTAATGAAAGCCACTGAGCAACTATCCGGCATGGAAATGATGGCTATTGACCCAATTAAACGCATCATTACACCCCGTTTTTTGGCAGGATTTATATCAACACCCCTATTAGCAGCCTTATTTAGCAGCATTGGTGTAATAGGCGGCCATATGGTTGGTGTCGGCATGCTAGGTGTCGACGATGGCGCATTCTGGTCGCAAATGCAATCCAACATTGATTTTCAAAAAGACATCGTTAATGGCATTATAAAAAGCGTTGTTTTTGGCTTTGTGGTGTCATGGATTGCTCTGTTTGAAGGCTACGATGCAATTCCCACTTCCGAAGGCGTCAGTCGTGCCACCACAAGAACCGTAGTCAACTCAGCCTTTTCGATACTAGGGCTGGATTTTATTCTAACCGCACTCATGTTTGGAGACATTTAG
- a CDS encoding STAS domain-containing protein has protein sequence MSNMALSLKAPGLFSIAGELTFASITKQTVNSFNLLKDSDNVCIDLADVSATDSAGLALMIEWIRLSKQHNKHISFKNIPEQLIALAKLSGLDVNEHFASTEHQASCLTK, from the coding sequence ATGTCCAATATGGCATTAAGTCTAAAAGCCCCCGGCTTATTCAGTATCGCTGGCGAGCTAACCTTTGCAAGCATTACTAAGCAAACCGTTAACTCTTTTAATCTTTTAAAAGACTCAGACAACGTTTGCATCGATCTGGCTGACGTTTCAGCCACTGACAGTGCTGGATTGGCTCTGATGATTGAATGGATAAGATTAAGCAAGCAACATAACAAGCATATCAGCTTCAAAAATATTCCAGAACAACTTATCGCTCTCGCCAAGCTCAGCGGTCTTGACGTAAACGAACACTTTGCAAGCACCGAACATCAGGCGTCTTGCCTCACTAAATAA
- the lptC gene encoding LPS export ABC transporter periplasmic protein LptC has product MTEIRLYILIATLAFISWELVQWNEERDVTMEIAENSPDFFSSGYFKKQMDSDGLPKNQLLADKMQHYKFDGATHLENPAMTLFNNNGQAPWNIKAESGVMAADGDNLELVGKTVISREAAQKAAALTINTSDLHVKLLTNYAETAAWTEIISPPHKTTGTGMEVIFESPIHLKLLTSVKGRYELK; this is encoded by the coding sequence ATGACGGAAATACGGCTTTATATATTAATTGCAACCCTTGCATTTATTTCTTGGGAATTAGTGCAGTGGAATGAAGAACGTGACGTAACGATGGAAATTGCAGAAAATAGTCCAGATTTTTTTAGTAGTGGGTATTTTAAGAAACAAATGGATAGTGATGGCTTACCAAAAAACCAATTATTAGCGGATAAAATGCAGCATTACAAATTTGATGGAGCCACTCATTTAGAAAATCCAGCCATGACGCTGTTTAATAATAATGGTCAGGCACCTTGGAATATAAAAGCAGAGAGCGGGGTAATGGCGGCAGATGGTGATAACTTAGAGCTTGTTGGTAAAACTGTAATCAGTCGTGAAGCTGCACAAAAAGCGGCTGCTTTAACAATTAATACTTCCGATTTACATGTTAAGCTACTGACCAATTATGCAGAAACCGCTGCCTGGACGGAAATCATTAGTCCACCTCATAAAACTACGGGGACAGGTATGGAAGTGATTTTTGAAAGTCCCATACACCTGAAATTGTTAACTTCGGTTAAAGGGCGTTATGAACTTAAATAA
- a CDS encoding RNA polymerase factor sigma-54, translating to MKQSLQLRIGQSLTMTPQLQQAIKLLQMSTLDLQQEIQQALESNIMLELDEDETQNLDFREKKIDNSDQQTSEGSLTDMPDELPVDVSWDDVYESSLPVSDDAGDSGEFETFRGNAETVRDHLRWQMEMLPMSERDYAIAVAIIDAVNDDGYVTSDLADILQGLLEQIEDVEMDEVQAVLHMIQNFDPVGVAALDLADCLRLQLQQLPDSTLFKAEAIDFVRRHLDLLASCDQIRLLKRVGLTEEQLKGVLALIRTLDPKPGARLQQDDVEYVVPDVFVSKIKDQWVVSLNPDIAPKLRVNPFYFGMIKRADSSQDNVSMKNHLQEARWFIKSLHSRNDTLLRVAKSIVEKQGEFFEHGAIAMRPMVLRDIAEELELHESTISRVTTQKYMHTPRGVIEFKYFFSSHVSTDGGGECSATAIRALIKELVGSENPAKPLSDSKISDLLNEKGINVARRTIAKYREAMSIPSTSQRKRHI from the coding sequence ATGAAACAATCCCTGCAATTACGAATCGGTCAAAGTCTGACCATGACACCACAGTTGCAACAAGCTATTAAGTTGTTGCAAATGTCTACTTTGGATCTACAACAGGAAATTCAGCAGGCTCTTGAGTCAAATATAATGCTGGAGTTAGACGAGGATGAAACGCAAAATCTCGATTTTCGCGAGAAAAAAATCGATAATAGCGATCAGCAGACCAGTGAAGGTTCACTTACGGATATGCCAGATGAATTGCCGGTTGATGTGAGCTGGGACGATGTGTATGAAAGCTCTTTACCCGTTAGCGATGATGCCGGCGACAGCGGCGAATTTGAAACTTTTCGTGGAAACGCCGAAACTGTGCGTGATCATCTGCGTTGGCAGATGGAAATGCTACCTATGTCTGAGCGTGATTATGCAATAGCTGTTGCTATTATTGATGCGGTTAATGATGATGGCTATGTAACAAGTGATTTAGCAGACATATTACAAGGTTTGCTGGAGCAGATTGAAGATGTCGAAATGGATGAAGTGCAAGCCGTTTTACATATGATTCAGAATTTCGACCCCGTTGGCGTGGCTGCACTTGATTTGGCGGATTGTTTACGCTTGCAGTTGCAACAATTACCCGACAGCACTTTATTTAAGGCTGAAGCCATCGATTTTGTACGTCGACATCTGGATTTGCTTGCAAGCTGCGATCAGATTCGATTGTTGAAACGTGTTGGTTTAACCGAGGAGCAACTTAAAGGTGTATTGGCCTTAATTCGAACCTTGGACCCTAAGCCCGGTGCAAGATTGCAGCAGGACGATGTTGAATACGTGGTACCTGATGTGTTTGTTAGTAAGATTAAAGATCAATGGGTGGTGAGTTTAAATCCTGATATCGCACCTAAATTACGTGTAAATCCTTTTTATTTTGGAATGATAAAACGGGCCGATAGTAGTCAAGATAATGTCAGCATGAAAAATCATTTACAGGAAGCTCGATGGTTTATCAAAAGTTTGCATAGTCGTAATGATACCTTGCTTAGAGTGGCAAAGAGTATTGTTGAAAAACAAGGTGAATTCTTCGAACATGGAGCCATAGCTATGCGCCCCATGGTGTTAAGAGATATTGCTGAGGAGTTGGAGCTGCACGAATCAACCATCTCCCGGGTTACCACGCAAAAATATATGCATACTCCGCGTGGAGTGATCGAATTTAAGTATTTTTTCTCCAGTCATGTCAGTACTGATGGAGGAGGTGAGTGTTCTGCAACGGCTATTAGAGCACTTATAAAAGAGTTGGTCGGCAGTGAGAATCCGGCCAAACCTTTAAGCGATAGTAAAATATCCGACTTATTGAATGAGAAAGGCATCAATGTTGCTCGCCGCACCATTGCAAAATACCGCGAGGCAATGTCGATTCCTTCTACTAGCCAACGGAAAAGGCATATTTAA